One Chaetodon trifascialis isolate fChaTrf1 chromosome 13, fChaTrf1.hap1, whole genome shotgun sequence DNA segment encodes these proteins:
- the lbx1a gene encoding transcription factor LBX1a, producing MTSKEDLKYPAVQEDRRRSPLDQLPPPANSNKPLTPFSIEDILNKPSVRRSYSLSGAAHHISPGEKLPSAGHSLSGRALLSQTSPLCALEELASKTFKGLEVSVLQAAEGRDGLTLFGQRNTPKKRRKSRTAFTNHQIYELEKRFLYQKYLSPADRDQIAQQLGLTNAQVITWFQNRRAKLKRDLEEMKADVESAKVVGTAAFEKLSKMAEFEKCATGGMSGGTVSAPDCTEPDPVSTRSRHDTAENLDTSTPHMSPASHESSWYTDRLSIKCSSEDEDEEIDVDD from the exons ATGACCTCAAAGGAGGACTTGAAATACCCAGCGGTGCAGGAAGATCGGAGGCGCAGTCCGTTGGATCAACTCCCGCCGCCGGCCAACTCCAACAAGCCGCTGACGCCTTTCAGCATCGAGGACATCCTCAACAAGCCGTCTGTGAGAAGGAGCTACTCCCTGAGCGGAGCGGCACACCATATCTCTCCTGGAGAAAAGCTGCCCTCGGCGGGTCACAGCCTGTCCGGCCGGGCGCTGCTCAGCCAAACCTCGCCGCTCTGCGCGCTCGAGGAGCTGGCCAGCAAAACCTTCAAGGGCCTGGAGGTCAGCGTCCTGCAGGCTGCCGAGG GCCGTGACGGTCTGACGCTCTTCGGCCAGAGGAACACACCGAAGAAGCGTCGGAAGTCCCGCACGGCGTTTACCAACCATCAGATCTACGAGCTGGAGAAGCGCTTTCTGTACCAAAAGTACCTGAGCCCGGCGGACCGGGACCAGATCGCACAGCAGCTCGGTCTGACTAATGCACAGGTCATCACCTGGTTTCAGAACCGGCGCGCCAAGCTCAAGAGGGACTTGGAGGAGATGAAAGCGGACGTGGAGTCCGCCAAGGTCGTGGGTACTGCGGCCTTTGAGAAGCTCTCGAAGATGGCCGAGTTTGAGAAATGCGCGACCGGAGGTATGAGCGGGGGGACGGTTTCAGCGCCAGACTGCACCGAGCCCGACCCAGTCTCCACCAGGTCCCGTCACGACACTGCCGAAAACCTAGACACCAGCACACCGCACATGTCGCCTGCTTCACACGAATCGTCGTGGTACACGGACCGACTGAGCATTAAGTGTTCCTCGGAGGACGAAGATGAGGAGATTGACGTGGATGACTAA